A region from the Jatrophihabitans sp. genome encodes:
- a CDS encoding RNA methyltransferase produces MLSDSNARLVAARRLTSPRGRREAGRFLAEGVQSVREALLRPGTVLEVFATAAAAQRHADVLSHAAAGSVAEISDRAAASLSETVHPQGLVAVCATLDVSLADALARKPRLVAILVEANDPGNAGAILRTADAAGADAVLFTGDSVDPYNGKAVRAAAGSLFHLDVVTGLDPAAAIAECRAAGLLTLATTAAADLDLDELTDQGMLRGRTAWIFGNEARGLPADLLRAAERSVRVPVHGRAESLNLAAAAAVCLYASARANRLQPLS; encoded by the coding sequence GTGCTTTCCGACTCCAACGCCCGGCTCGTGGCGGCCCGACGACTGACCAGTCCTCGGGGCCGCCGCGAAGCCGGGCGGTTTCTTGCCGAGGGCGTGCAGTCGGTCCGTGAGGCGTTGCTGCGCCCCGGCACGGTGCTCGAGGTGTTCGCCACGGCGGCGGCTGCCCAGCGCCACGCCGACGTGCTCTCCCACGCCGCCGCCGGATCGGTGGCCGAGATCAGCGACCGGGCCGCCGCCTCGTTGAGTGAGACCGTGCATCCGCAGGGCCTGGTCGCGGTCTGCGCCACCCTCGACGTCAGCCTGGCCGACGCGCTGGCCAGAAAACCGCGGCTGGTCGCGATCCTGGTCGAGGCCAATGACCCCGGCAACGCCGGCGCCATCCTGCGCACCGCCGACGCAGCGGGCGCCGACGCGGTGCTGTTCACCGGCGACTCGGTGGACCCCTACAACGGCAAGGCCGTCCGGGCCGCCGCCGGCAGCCTGTTCCACCTCGACGTGGTCACCGGCCTGGACCCGGCCGCCGCGATCGCCGAGTGCCGCGCGGCCGGCCTGCTCACCCTGGCCACCACCGCAGCGGCCGACCTGGATCTCGACGAGCTGACCGATCAGGGCATGCTGCGCGGCCGGACCGCCTGGATCTTCGGCAACGAGGCCAGGGGGCTGCCCGCCGACCTGCTGCGGGCGGCCGAGCGGTCGGTGCGGGTGCCGGTGCACGGCCGGGCCGAGAGCCTGAACCTGGCCGCCGCCGCCGCCGTCTGCCTGTACGCCTCGGCACGGGCAAATCGGCTTCAGCCGCTCTCCTAG
- a CDS encoding phosphoribosyl-ATP diphosphatase: MKTFDQLFAELTGRQADRPAGSATVTALDDGVHAQGKKVLEEAAEVWMAAEHESADRTAQEISQLLYRVQVLMLGKGLTLDDIYRHL; encoded by the coding sequence ATGAAGACCTTCGACCAACTCTTCGCCGAACTGACCGGGCGCCAGGCCGACCGGCCGGCCGGCTCGGCGACCGTGACGGCCCTGGACGACGGCGTCCACGCCCAGGGCAAGAAGGTGCTGGAAGAGGCGGCCGAGGTCTGGATGGCGGCCGAGCACGAGTCCGCGGACCGGACCGCGCAGGAGATCAGCCAGCTGCTCTACCGCGTCCAGGTGCTGATGCTGGGCAAGGGCCTCACCCTCGATGACATCTACCGGCACCTGTAG
- the arcC gene encoding carbamate kinase yields the protein MRVVIAVGGNAMTAADGSARPQDQQAAIEVAVEPIAELIRAGHQVVLTHGNGPQVGNLLVKNELAASVVPPVPLDWCGAQTQATVGLLILNALDRALAARDLPARTAVVVSRTEVAAEDPAFSSPSKPIGRYLSQAEAAVMIGHGQHWQDRGERGWRRVVASPEPLRCLDAPAVLVLLAAGFAVVCSGGGGIPVVADGSPGGHRGVEAVIDKDLTAALLATSLAADRLVIATDVEHAVLGWGTDNPVPLTGVEVGDLEALLAEGAFASGSMGPKVSAACRFARRSGKPAAITSLGAIAGALAGVAGTIVHPESS from the coding sequence ATGCGGGTGGTGATCGCGGTGGGCGGCAACGCGATGACTGCGGCCGACGGCTCGGCCCGCCCGCAGGACCAGCAGGCCGCCATCGAGGTGGCCGTCGAGCCGATCGCCGAGCTGATCCGGGCCGGCCATCAGGTGGTGCTGACGCACGGCAACGGCCCGCAGGTGGGCAACCTGCTGGTCAAGAACGAGCTGGCCGCCTCGGTGGTGCCGCCGGTGCCGCTGGACTGGTGCGGCGCCCAGACCCAGGCGACCGTCGGCCTGCTGATCCTCAACGCGCTGGACCGCGCCCTGGCCGCCCGGGACCTGCCGGCGCGCACCGCGGTCGTCGTCTCCCGCACCGAGGTCGCTGCCGAGGATCCCGCGTTCAGCAGCCCGTCCAAGCCGATCGGGCGCTATCTCAGCCAGGCCGAAGCAGCCGTGATGATCGGCCACGGCCAGCACTGGCAGGACCGCGGCGAGCGGGGCTGGCGCCGGGTGGTCGCCTCGCCGGAGCCGCTGCGCTGCCTGGACGCGCCAGCCGTGCTGGTGTTGCTGGCCGCCGGCTTCGCGGTGGTGTGCTCCGGTGGCGGCGGCATCCCGGTGGTGGCCGACGGCAGTCCTGGTGGGCACCGCGGCGTCGAGGCGGTCATCGACAAGGACCTGACCGCCGCCCTGCTGGCGACCTCGCTGGCCGCCGACCGGCTGGTGATCGCCACCGACGTCGAGCATGCGGTGCTCGGCTGGGGCACCGACAACCCGGTGCCGCTGACCGGCGTCGAGGTCGGCGACCTGGAGGCCCTGCTCGCCGAGGGCGCCTTCGCCAGCGGCAGCATGGGGCCGAAGGTGAGCGCCGCCTGCCGGTTCGCGCGCCGCAGCGGCAAGCCGGCGGCCATCACCTCCTTGGGTGCCATCGCGGGTGCGCTGGCCGGGGTGGCCGGCACCATCGTGCATCCTGAGTCCTCCTGA
- the rpmI gene encoding 50S ribosomal protein L35, with translation MPKNKTHSGMKKRVKITGSGKLLTERAGRRHLLERKSSKLTRRLAGTETIAAVDVPRVKRMLGR, from the coding sequence ATGCCTAAGAACAAGACCCACTCGGGGATGAAGAAGCGCGTCAAGATCACCGGCAGCGGCAAGTTGCTGACCGAGCGCGCGGGTAGGCGCCACCTGCTGGAGCGCAAGTCCTCCAAGCTCACCCGGCGCCTGGCCGGCACCGAAACGATCGCAGCCGTCGACGTCCCGCGCGTCAAGCGCATGCTCGGCCGCTGA
- the infC gene encoding translation initiation factor IF-3, whose product MGAVRIAEISGPDCIGCSGAVVIVASALSSTRGSAAASIQQHNLGGPISSEPRINDRIRVPEVRLVGPEGEQVGIVPIGKALELAAEADLDLVEVAPMARPPVCKLMDYGKFKYESAQKAREARRNQALTVIKEMKLRPKIDPHDYETKKGHVERFLKQGDKVKITIMFRGREQSRPELGFRLLQKLAEDITELGFVESSPKQDGRNMVMVVAPHRSTKAASRPAKTVEEQAPQA is encoded by the coding sequence TTGGGCGCTGTCCGGATCGCGGAGATCTCCGGCCCCGACTGCATCGGTTGCAGCGGGGCCGTTGTCATTGTCGCCAGTGCCTTATCCAGCACTCGCGGCAGTGCGGCAGCCTCCATCCAGCAGCACAACCTAGGAGGCCCCATCAGCTCTGAACCCCGGATCAATGACCGGATTCGCGTTCCCGAGGTCCGACTCGTCGGGCCCGAGGGCGAGCAGGTCGGCATCGTGCCGATCGGCAAAGCCCTCGAACTGGCCGCCGAAGCCGACCTCGACCTCGTCGAGGTGGCGCCGATGGCGCGGCCACCGGTCTGCAAGCTCATGGATTACGGCAAGTTCAAGTACGAGAGCGCGCAGAAGGCCCGCGAGGCCCGGCGCAATCAGGCACTGACCGTGATCAAGGAAATGAAGCTCCGTCCGAAGATCGACCCGCACGACTACGAGACCAAGAAGGGTCACGTCGAGCGGTTCCTCAAGCAGGGTGACAAGGTCAAGATCACGATCATGTTCCGTGGTCGCGAGCAGTCCCGGCCAGAACTCGGGTTCCGGTTGCTGCAGAAGCTGGCTGAGGACATCACCGAACTCGGCTTCGTGGAGTCATCGCCCAAGCAGGACGGCCGCAACATGGTCATGGTCGTTGCTCCGCATCGCAGCACCAAAGCAGCTAGCCGCCCCGCAAAGACCGTCGAGGAGCAAGCGCCGCAGGCCTAG
- the rplT gene encoding 50S ribosomal protein L20 has translation MARVKRAVNAQKKRRTTLEAASGYRGQRSRLYRKAKEQLLHSATYSYRDRKARKGDFRKLWITRINAAARANDMTYNRFMQGLRLAGVQADRKVLADLAVTDAPAFAALVAVAKKAVEAEGIGGAAAQTPAA, from the coding sequence GTGGCACGCGTCAAGCGGGCGGTAAACGCCCAGAAGAAGCGCAGGACGACCCTCGAAGCGGCCTCGGGTTACCGGGGCCAGCGTTCGCGGCTGTACCGCAAGGCCAAGGAGCAGTTGCTGCACTCGGCGACGTACTCCTACCGCGACCGCAAGGCGCGCAAGGGCGACTTCCGCAAGCTGTGGATCACCCGGATCAACGCGGCCGCCCGCGCCAACGACATGACCTACAACCGCTTCATGCAGGGGCTGCGGTTGGCCGGCGTCCAGGCCGACCGCAAGGTGCTGGCCGACCTCGCGGTCACCGACGCCCCGGCGTTCGCGGCGCTGGTCGCGGTCGCGAAGAAGGCTGTCGAGGCTGAGGGCATCGGCGGCGCCGCCGCCCAGACGCCCGCCGCGTAA
- a CDS encoding YcnI family protein: MRRYRRGPSIVVVLLGAWVAGFLGAGAAAAHVSVSSPAAVQGGYANLTFRVPNESDTASTTGVKVQLPPGQPLASVSVRPTKGWTYTLTKAKLATPISSGGSRVTEAVSVIEWKAASAQSGIKPGEFSRFTINAGPLPKAPTMTFKAIQTYSDGEVVSWIEEAAAGSTTELEHPAPVLKLAAASATSPAGAPSSTPPAATTTPPASSAPAASTAPAGSTASATPSQSQLTVSGSSDGGSGTNTAIVLGALGVLLGGVALAAVLFRRRANRAA, translated from the coding sequence ATGAGGCGCTATCGCCGGGGGCCAAGCATCGTGGTCGTCCTGCTCGGCGCCTGGGTGGCCGGCTTTCTCGGCGCCGGCGCCGCCGCGGCCCACGTGAGCGTCTCTAGCCCGGCCGCGGTCCAGGGCGGGTACGCCAACCTGACGTTCAGGGTCCCCAACGAGTCCGACACCGCGAGCACCACCGGGGTGAAGGTGCAGCTGCCGCCCGGCCAGCCGCTGGCCTCGGTGTCGGTGCGGCCGACCAAGGGTTGGACGTACACGCTCACCAAGGCGAAGCTGGCGACTCCGATCAGCTCCGGTGGCTCCAGGGTCACCGAGGCGGTCAGCGTCATCGAATGGAAGGCCGCCAGCGCCCAGAGCGGGATCAAACCGGGTGAGTTCAGCCGGTTCACGATCAACGCCGGACCGCTGCCCAAGGCCCCGACGATGACCTTCAAGGCGATCCAGACCTACAGCGACGGCGAGGTCGTCTCGTGGATCGAGGAAGCCGCCGCGGGCAGCACCACCGAGCTCGAGCACCCGGCGCCCGTCCTGAAGTTGGCGGCGGCGAGTGCGACGAGCCCGGCCGGCGCACCCAGCAGCACCCCGCCGGCCGCCACCACGACACCACCTGCCAGCTCGGCGCCTGCCGCCAGCACGGCGCCTGCCGGCAGCACGGCATCGGCGACTCCCAGCCAGTCCCAGCTGACCGTGTCCGGCAGTTCGGACGGCGGCAGCGGCACCAACACCGCGATCGTGCTGGGCGCCCTCGGCGTCCTGCTCGGCGGCGTGGCGCTGGCTGCTGTCCTGTTTCGCAGGCGCGCCAACCGGGCGGCCTGA
- a CDS encoding C40 family peptidase yields MTRRCTPPRSRILGLAGKAAVATVIAGLAAFGGVQSVALAATPSDPIGYLDQVIPSGSTAISVQGWAADPDNLALPLTVRATLDGAGAGQVVTAVSRPDVVKALSTGPTPGFAMTLAAQPGSHTVCVTAVNISAGGDTSLGCRTVVVPAPIGSTPTAAEIAARSPFGALEKVSASGNTVTLTGWAADPDNLAQPLKINAGYNGSAAVITSAKVVSRPDIALSRNVGGNQGYSVTITLRDGNHLVCAAAVNIGVGVNRQLGACLKVSVGLTAAEIAARSPQGALEATRAQSATSIGVRGWASDPDNRAASIKVVAYLDGAVAATVTASVPRPDLLSSQPQVGPAAGYSFSIPASTGSHNVCLWALNIGVGNNKLLGCAALSTPAVTMLPGPAPATPAANTKIVTLAKTFIGKPYVWGGASPAGFDCSGLVQYSYRTAAALSTPRIAQDQFRAARMIPAARAVPGDLVFYSDNTGSVYHVGIYTGPGMTVAATNPAGGVRSQAIWDRTATFGSFTHA; encoded by the coding sequence GTGACCCGACGCTGCACCCCGCCCCGTTCCCGCATCCTCGGACTGGCCGGCAAGGCCGCCGTCGCCACCGTGATAGCCGGCCTGGCAGCCTTCGGCGGCGTCCAGTCCGTGGCTCTCGCCGCAACCCCGAGCGACCCGATCGGCTACCTGGACCAGGTGATCCCGAGCGGATCCACCGCCATCAGCGTCCAGGGATGGGCCGCCGATCCCGACAACCTGGCGCTGCCGCTGACCGTCCGGGCCACCCTGGACGGAGCCGGCGCCGGTCAGGTCGTCACCGCGGTGTCGCGTCCGGACGTGGTCAAGGCCCTCTCCACCGGTCCGACACCGGGCTTCGCGATGACGCTGGCGGCCCAGCCGGGCAGCCACACGGTCTGCGTCACGGCCGTGAACATCTCAGCCGGTGGCGACACCTCGCTCGGCTGCCGGACGGTGGTGGTGCCCGCGCCGATCGGCAGCACCCCGACCGCCGCCGAGATCGCCGCTCGCAGCCCGTTCGGAGCGCTGGAGAAGGTCAGCGCCAGCGGCAACACCGTCACCCTGACCGGCTGGGCGGCCGACCCGGACAACCTGGCCCAGCCGCTGAAGATCAACGCCGGGTACAACGGCAGCGCCGCGGTCATCACCTCGGCGAAGGTGGTGTCCAGGCCTGACATCGCGCTGTCCCGCAACGTCGGCGGCAACCAGGGGTACTCGGTCACCATCACGCTGCGCGACGGAAACCACCTGGTCTGCGCGGCGGCCGTCAACATCGGCGTCGGGGTCAACCGGCAGCTCGGCGCCTGCCTCAAGGTCTCCGTCGGGCTGACCGCCGCCGAGATCGCGGCCCGCAGCCCGCAGGGAGCGCTGGAGGCGACCCGCGCCCAGAGCGCCACCAGCATCGGCGTCCGCGGCTGGGCCTCCGACCCGGACAACCGGGCTGCCTCGATCAAGGTGGTGGCCTACCTCGATGGCGCGGTGGCCGCCACTGTGACCGCCTCGGTGCCCCGACCGGACCTTCTCAGCAGCCAGCCCCAGGTCGGCCCGGCGGCCGGCTACTCCTTTTCCATCCCTGCCAGCACCGGCTCGCACAACGTCTGCCTGTGGGCGCTGAACATCGGTGTCGGGAACAACAAGCTGCTCGGCTGCGCGGCGCTGAGCACCCCGGCGGTGACGATGCTGCCCGGCCCCGCGCCGGCGACCCCGGCCGCCAACACCAAGATCGTCACTCTGGCCAAGACGTTCATCGGCAAGCCCTACGTCTGGGGCGGCGCCAGCCCGGCCGGCTTCGACTGCTCAGGGCTGGTGCAGTACAGCTACCGGACCGCGGCCGCGCTCAGCACCCCGCGGATCGCCCAGGACCAGTTCCGGGCGGCCCGGATGATCCCGGCCGCTCGAGCGGTGCCGGGTGACCTGGTCTTCTACTCCGACAACACCGGCAGCGTCTATCACGTCGGGATCTACACCGGGCCCGGCATGACGGTCGCCGCCACGAACCCGGCCGGCGGCGTCCGGTCCCAGGCGATCTGGGACAGGACCGCCACCTTCGGCAGCTTCACCCACGCCTGA
- a CDS encoding ring-opening amidohydrolase: protein MPDPIEVRKVALHSVSDASEFTALITDGVLEADRVVAVIGKTEGNGGVNDYTRIIADRAFREVIMAHGSRSAEQVKQIPIVWSGGTDGVISPHATIFATTDPASAPATDEPRLTVGFAMSEVLAPEDIGRTAMISKVAAAVTEAMGKAGITDVADVHYVQTKTPLLTIDTIRDAKSRGHDVFTEDTLHSMDVSNGCTALGIAVALGEIEMPADADVMRNRSLFSSVASCSSGVELDRAQVVVVGNARGIGGRYRIGHNVMSDALDADGIWAAIRDAGLDLPERPHSSDLDGRLVNVFLKCEASQDGAVRGRRNAMLDDSDVHWHRQIKAAVGGVAASVTGDPAVFVSVSAAHQGPDGGGPVAAIIDAGA from the coding sequence ATGCCTGACCCGATTGAGGTACGCAAGGTCGCGTTGCACAGCGTGTCCGATGCCAGCGAGTTCACGGCGCTGATCACCGACGGCGTGCTCGAGGCCGACCGGGTGGTCGCGGTGATCGGCAAGACCGAGGGCAACGGCGGCGTCAACGACTACACCCGGATCATCGCCGACCGGGCCTTCCGCGAGGTGATCATGGCCCACGGCAGCCGGTCCGCCGAGCAGGTCAAGCAGATCCCGATCGTCTGGTCCGGCGGCACCGACGGCGTCATCTCCCCGCACGCCACCATCTTCGCCACCACCGATCCGGCATCGGCCCCGGCCACCGATGAACCCCGGCTGACCGTCGGGTTCGCGATGAGCGAGGTGCTGGCGCCCGAAGACATCGGCCGCACCGCCATGATCAGCAAGGTGGCGGCCGCCGTCACCGAGGCGATGGGCAAGGCCGGCATCACCGACGTCGCCGACGTGCATTACGTCCAGACCAAGACGCCGCTGCTGACCATCGACACCATCCGCGACGCCAAGAGCCGCGGCCACGACGTCTTCACCGAGGACACCCTGCACTCGATGGACGTCTCCAACGGCTGCACCGCCCTCGGCATCGCGGTAGCCCTGGGCGAGATCGAGATGCCCGCCGACGCCGACGTCATGCGGAACCGGTCGCTGTTCTCCTCGGTGGCCTCCTGCTCCTCCGGGGTCGAGCTGGACCGGGCCCAGGTGGTGGTGGTCGGCAACGCCCGCGGGATCGGCGGCCGGTACCGGATCGGGCACAACGTGATGTCCGACGCCCTGGACGCCGACGGCATCTGGGCGGCGATCCGCGACGCCGGCCTGGACCTGCCCGAGCGCCCGCATAGCTCCGACCTCGACGGCCGGCTGGTCAACGTCTTCCTCAAGTGCGAGGCCAGCCAGGACGGCGCCGTCCGCGGCCGGCGCAACGCCATGCTCGATGACTCCGACGTGCACTGGCACCGCCAGATCAAGGCGGCGGTGGGCGGGGTGGCCGCCTCGGTCACCGGAGACCCGGCCGTGTTCGTGTCGGTGTCGGCCGCCCACCAGGGCCCGGACGGCGGCGGCCCGGTGGCGGCGATCATCGACGCCGGCGCCTGA
- the hisG gene encoding ATP phosphoribosyltransferase, whose protein sequence is MSADLNATDLLRVAVPNKGSLAEPASEMLREAGYRQRNDNRELVLQDPDNSTEFFFLRPRDIALYVGSGRLDVGITGEDLLLDSGAKAEVILQLGFASSTFRFAADIGSSKSLTDLRGRRIATAYPGLLSHYLAEQGVEAEVIKLDGAVETAVRLDVADAIADVVETGTTLRAAGLEIFGEPLFRSQAALVRRTGAASSSAVEQLVRRLQGVMIARQYVLMDYDIADHLVERAVAVTPGFESPTVSPLRTAGWSAVRSMVPRRDTNRIMDELWEIGARAILVTDIHACRL, encoded by the coding sequence GTGTCCGCCGATCTGAACGCCACCGACCTGCTGCGGGTCGCCGTGCCGAACAAGGGCTCGCTGGCCGAGCCGGCCAGTGAGATGCTGCGCGAGGCCGGCTACCGCCAGCGCAACGACAACCGCGAACTGGTGCTGCAGGACCCGGACAACAGCACCGAGTTCTTCTTCCTCCGCCCCCGTGACATCGCCCTGTACGTCGGCTCGGGCCGGCTGGACGTCGGCATCACCGGCGAGGACCTGCTGCTGGACTCCGGCGCCAAGGCCGAGGTGATCCTGCAGCTGGGCTTCGCCAGCTCGACCTTCCGGTTCGCCGCCGACATCGGCTCCAGCAAGAGCCTGACAGACCTGCGCGGGCGCCGGATCGCGACCGCCTATCCGGGCCTGCTGTCGCACTACCTCGCCGAGCAGGGCGTCGAGGCGGAGGTGATCAAGCTCGACGGCGCGGTCGAGACCGCCGTCCGGCTCGATGTCGCCGACGCGATCGCCGACGTGGTCGAGACCGGAACCACGCTGCGCGCGGCCGGGCTGGAGATCTTCGGCGAGCCGCTGTTCCGGTCCCAGGCGGCGCTGGTCCGGCGCACCGGGGCGGCCTCGTCGTCCGCGGTGGAGCAGTTGGTGCGACGGTTGCAGGGCGTGATGATCGCCCGGCAGTACGTGCTGATGGACTACGACATCGCCGATCACCTGGTCGAGCGGGCGGTCGCGGTCACTCCGGGCTTCGAGTCCCCGACCGTCTCGCCGCTGCGCACCGCGGGCTGGTCGGCGGTGCGCTCGATGGTGCCGCGCCGCGACACCAACCGCATCATGGACGAGCTCTGGGAGATCGGGGCGCGCGCCATCCTGGTCACCGACATCCATGCCTGCCGGTTATGA
- a CDS encoding PH domain-containing protein — MPAGYDERSRQGRAMTEPAAHDTSETRTPRQVSARPVRATPIAVLAAVVVLALFGFAAVILRSTADGFSFSTADQFGIAGTGLLAALGILSVTRPRLRADARGVDCRGFFGGYRHVDWALVTAIEFPPKARFARLVLPGDELITLYAVQRGDGERSVRVMQGLRALHAASR, encoded by the coding sequence ATGCCTGCCGGTTATGACGAGCGCAGCCGGCAGGGCCGCGCGATGACCGAGCCGGCGGCCCACGACACTTCTGAGACCCGGACTCCGCGGCAGGTCAGCGCCCGGCCGGTCCGGGCCACTCCGATCGCGGTGCTGGCCGCCGTGGTGGTGCTGGCCCTGTTCGGCTTCGCCGCGGTGATCCTGCGCAGCACCGCCGACGGCTTCAGCTTCAGCACCGCCGACCAGTTCGGCATCGCCGGCACCGGCCTGCTGGCCGCTCTCGGCATCCTCTCGGTGACCCGGCCCCGGCTGCGCGCCGACGCCCGGGGCGTGGACTGCCGCGGCTTCTTCGGCGGCTACCGGCACGTGGACTGGGCACTGGTCACCGCGATCGAGTTTCCACCCAAGGCCCGGTTCGCCCGGCTGGTGCTGCCCGGTGACGAGCTGATCACCCTGTACGCCGTCCAGCGGGGGGACGGCGAGCGCAGCGTCCGGGTCATGCAGGGGCTGCGCGCGTTGCACGCCGCCTCCCGCTGA
- the pheS gene encoding phenylalanine--tRNA ligase subunit alpha: protein MSGANDPYDPKQVAALSPAALAAGVAQAREALAKAADLDQLRAAQAAHVGDRSPLALANREIAALPPAAKSDAGKRVNAARTEVRQAYAARLAELEAERDARVLLEESVDVTLPWDRRITGARHPLTTTQELIGDVFTAMGWEVAEGPEVEAEWFNFDALNIGVDHPTRTLMDTFFVAAPDGSADSGLVLRTHTSPVQARVMLTRKPPIYVICPGKVFRTDEPDATHSPVFHQVEGLVIDKGITMAHLKGTLDHMAQAFFGPGIVTRLRPSYFPFTEPSAEPDLLCFVCRGESAGNPNRPCRTCDSEGWIEWGGCGMVNPRVLRACGIDPEVYSGFAFGMGIERTMMFRNNAADLRNIVEGDVRFTQAFGMEA, encoded by the coding sequence ATGTCTGGCGCCAATGACCCCTATGACCCCAAGCAGGTCGCCGCGCTGAGCCCGGCCGCCCTGGCAGCGGGGGTCGCCCAGGCGCGCGAGGCTCTGGCCAAGGCCGCTGACCTGGATCAGCTGCGGGCCGCCCAGGCCGCCCATGTCGGTGACCGGTCCCCGCTGGCGCTGGCCAACCGCGAGATCGCGGCGCTGCCGCCGGCCGCGAAGTCCGACGCCGGAAAGCGGGTCAACGCCGCCCGCACCGAGGTCCGGCAGGCCTACGCCGCCCGGCTGGCCGAGCTCGAGGCCGAGCGCGACGCCCGGGTGCTGCTCGAGGAGTCGGTCGACGTGACGCTGCCCTGGGACCGCCGGATCACCGGTGCCCGGCACCCGCTGACCACCACCCAAGAGCTGATCGGCGACGTCTTCACCGCGATGGGTTGGGAGGTCGCCGAGGGACCGGAGGTCGAGGCGGAGTGGTTCAACTTCGACGCCCTGAACATCGGCGTCGACCACCCGACCCGGACCCTGATGGACACCTTCTTCGTGGCCGCGCCGGACGGCTCGGCCGACAGCGGCCTGGTGCTGCGCACGCACACCTCGCCGGTGCAGGCGCGGGTGATGCTCACCCGCAAGCCGCCGATCTACGTCATCTGCCCGGGCAAGGTCTTTCGCACCGACGAGCCGGACGCCACTCACTCGCCGGTGTTCCACCAGGTGGAGGGCCTGGTGATCGACAAGGGCATCACCATGGCGCACCTCAAGGGCACCCTGGACCACATGGCCCAGGCCTTCTTCGGCCCCGGGATCGTCACCCGGCTGCGGCCGTCCTACTTTCCGTTCACCGAGCCGAGCGCCGAGCCCGACCTGCTGTGCTTCGTCTGCCGCGGTGAGTCCGCCGGAAACCCCAACCGGCCGTGCCGCACCTGCGACAGCGAGGGCTGGATCGAGTGGGGCGGCTGCGGCATGGTCAACCCGCGGGTGCTGCGGGCCTGCGGCATCGACCCCGAGGTCTACTCGGGCTTCGCCTTCGGAATGGGAATCGAGCGCACCATGATGTTCCGGAACAACGCCGCCGACCTGCGCAACATCGTCGAGGGCGACGTCCGGTTCACCCAGGCCTTCGGAATGGAGGCCTGA